From Pseudomonas vanderleydeniana, the proteins below share one genomic window:
- a CDS encoding heavy metal translocating P-type ATPase codes for MSDSIHTPRKSDSGHSHAEHKHEHGAGCCSGPVEPASHANHQHADHDHDHDHDHDHDHDHDHDHGHAGKSGHGCCEPAQPVASAPAGHSHGSCCSGVEAPALVKLGNASSADGRLSRFRIEAMDCPTEQTLIQNKLGKLAGIQQLEFNLINRILGVTHDLPSNAPIIEAIKSLGMQAEPLEDGADEQAASQPPAKKTWWPLVVSGLGALAAEVIHFTDAAPTWVVAIVALVSILSGGLGTYKKGWIALKNRNLNINALMSIAVTGAVLIGQWPEAAMVMFLFTVAELIEARSLDRARNAIGGLMQMAPETATVQQEDGSWVENEVKRVELGTLVRVRPGERIGLDGEVVYGSSSVDQAPITGESLPVEKVPGDKVFAGTINQAGSLDYRVTAVAGNSTLARIIHAVEQAQGARAPTQRFVDSFSKVYTPAVFALALAVAVIPPLFMGGAWFDWIYRALVLLVVACPCALVISTPVSIVSGLAAAARKGILVKGGVYLESGHQLDYLALDKTGTLTHGKPVLTDFLPLDALHRETAPAIAASLAARSDHPVSLAIARDARDKQVELREVEAFEALAGRGVRGDIGGQRYHLGNHRLVEELGLCSPALEEKLFALEEQGKTVVLLLDSSGPLALFAVADTVKDSSREAIRQLHELGIKTLMLTGDNPHTAKAIAAQVGIDEARGDLLPTDKLQAVEALYAKGHRVGMVGDGINDAPALARAEIGFAMAAAGTDTAIETADVALMDDDLRKIPAFIRLSRETASILKQNIALALVIKAIFLAVTFFGMATMWMAVFADMGVSLLVVFNGLRLLRK; via the coding sequence ATGAGCGACTCCATTCACACTCCACGCAAGTCCGATAGCGGCCATTCGCACGCCGAGCACAAGCATGAGCACGGCGCTGGCTGCTGCTCGGGCCCCGTTGAGCCGGCATCCCACGCCAACCACCAGCATGCTGATCACGATCACGATCACGATCACGATCACGATCACGATCACGATCACGATCACGATCACGGCCATGCCGGCAAGTCGGGCCATGGTTGCTGCGAGCCTGCGCAGCCGGTGGCTAGCGCCCCTGCCGGCCATTCGCACGGCAGCTGCTGCTCCGGCGTAGAGGCTCCGGCGCTGGTCAAGCTGGGCAATGCTTCCAGCGCCGATGGTCGCTTGAGCCGCTTCCGTATCGAAGCCATGGATTGTCCCACCGAACAGACGCTGATCCAGAACAAACTGGGCAAGCTGGCGGGCATCCAGCAATTGGAATTCAACCTGATCAACCGGATCCTCGGGGTGACCCACGACCTGCCGTCGAACGCGCCGATCATCGAGGCGATCAAGTCGCTGGGCATGCAGGCCGAGCCGCTGGAAGACGGTGCGGATGAGCAGGCCGCCAGCCAACCGCCGGCGAAGAAGACCTGGTGGCCTTTGGTGGTTTCCGGGTTGGGTGCCCTGGCTGCCGAGGTCATTCACTTCACCGATGCCGCACCGACCTGGGTGGTAGCCATCGTCGCGCTGGTCTCGATCCTCAGCGGCGGCCTGGGCACGTACAAGAAGGGCTGGATCGCGCTGAAGAACCGCAACCTGAACATCAACGCGCTGATGAGCATTGCCGTGACCGGTGCCGTGCTGATCGGCCAGTGGCCGGAAGCGGCGATGGTGATGTTCCTCTTTACCGTCGCCGAACTGATCGAGGCGCGCTCGCTGGATCGCGCGCGCAATGCGATCGGCGGCCTGATGCAGATGGCCCCGGAGACGGCCACGGTACAGCAGGAGGATGGCAGTTGGGTCGAGAACGAGGTCAAGCGCGTCGAGCTCGGAACCCTGGTACGGGTCCGGCCCGGCGAGCGCATTGGCCTGGACGGCGAGGTGGTCTACGGTAGTTCCAGCGTCGATCAGGCACCGATCACCGGCGAAAGCCTGCCAGTCGAGAAGGTACCCGGCGACAAGGTATTCGCTGGCACCATCAACCAGGCCGGCTCGCTGGATTACCGGGTGACTGCGGTGGCGGGCAACTCGACCCTGGCGCGGATCATTCACGCGGTGGAGCAGGCCCAGGGTGCACGGGCGCCGACCCAGCGTTTCGTCGACAGTTTCTCGAAGGTCTACACCCCGGCGGTATTCGCCCTGGCGCTGGCCGTGGCGGTGATTCCACCGCTGTTCATGGGCGGGGCGTGGTTCGACTGGATCTACCGGGCACTGGTCCTGCTGGTGGTCGCCTGCCCCTGTGCGCTGGTGATTTCCACCCCGGTGAGTATCGTCAGCGGCCTGGCTGCAGCGGCGCGCAAGGGCATCCTGGTCAAGGGCGGGGTCTATCTGGAGAGTGGTCACCAGCTCGACTACCTGGCCCTGGACAAGACCGGCACCCTCACCCACGGCAAGCCGGTGCTGACCGACTTCCTGCCACTCGACGCACTGCACCGCGAGACGGCACCGGCGATCGCTGCCAGCCTGGCGGCACGTTCCGATCACCCGGTGTCCCTGGCGATTGCCCGTGATGCACGGGACAAGCAGGTCGAACTGCGTGAGGTCGAAGCCTTCGAAGCCCTGGCCGGGCGCGGCGTGCGTGGCGACATCGGCGGCCAGCGCTATCACTTGGGCAATCACCGGCTGGTAGAGGAGCTGGGCCTGTGTTCGCCGGCGTTGGAAGAGAAACTCTTCGCCCTGGAAGAGCAGGGCAAGACGGTCGTGCTGCTGCTCGACAGCTCCGGCCCGCTGGCGCTGTTCGCCGTCGCCGATACGGTCAAGGACAGCAGTCGCGAAGCTATCCGCCAGTTGCACGAGCTGGGCATCAAGACCCTGATGCTCACCGGTGACAACCCGCACACCGCCAAGGCGATCGCCGCCCAGGTGGGGATCGACGAGGCCCGTGGCGACCTGCTGCCGACCGACAAGCTGCAGGCCGTCGAGGCGCTCTACGCCAAGGGACATCGGGTCGGCATGGTGGGCGACGGCATCAACGATGCACCGGCCCTGGCCCGTGCCGAGATCGGCTTCGCCATGGCGGCAGCCGGTACCGACACAGCCATCGAAACCGCCGATGTCGCCCTGATGGACGATGATCTGCGCAAGATCCCGGCGTTCATTCGCCTGTCGCGCGAAACGGCGAGTATCCTCAAGCAGAACATCGCCCTGGCCCTGGTCATCAAGGCGATCTTTCTTGCGGTAACCTTCTTCGGGATGGCGACCATGTGGATGGCGGTGTTCGCCGACATGGGCGTCAGCCTGCTGGTGGTGTTCAATGGCTTGCGCCTGTTGCGCAAATAG
- the cadR gene encoding Cd(II)/Pb(II)-responsive transcriptional regulator: protein MKIGELAKLTDCQVETIRYYEKENLLPEPARSEGNYRLYTQAHVERLTFIRNCRSLDMTLEEIRSLLDLRDSPQDQCESVNALIDEHIHHVKARIDGLMALQEQLLDLRQRCGGGPDADHCAILQRLEVSGSVLPVEEHSHVARSHGH, encoded by the coding sequence ATGAAGATTGGCGAACTGGCAAAACTCACCGACTGCCAGGTGGAAACCATCCGTTATTACGAGAAGGAAAACCTGCTGCCGGAACCGGCACGCAGCGAGGGCAACTACCGCCTGTACACCCAGGCCCATGTGGAGCGCCTGACCTTCATCCGCAACTGCCGCAGCCTGGACATGACCCTGGAGGAGATCCGCAGCCTGCTGGACCTGCGCGACAGCCCGCAGGACCAGTGCGAAAGCGTGAACGCGCTGATCGACGAGCACATCCACCACGTCAAGGCACGGATCGATGGGCTCATGGCGTTGCAGGAACAGTTGCTGGACCTGCGCCAGCGCTGTGGCGGCGGGCCCGATGCGGATCACTGTGCGATCCTGCAGCGGCTGGAGGTCAGTGGCAGCGTGCTGCCGGTTGAAGAGCATTCACATGTCGCGAGAAGTCATGGGCATTGA
- a CDS encoding thymidylate synthase produces the protein MKQYLDLVAHVIKNGTKQANRTGVNTISFPGAMLRYDLKEGFPAITTRKLAFKSAIGEMCGFLRGVNNAAEFRALGCKVWDQNANENAQWLANPFRQGDDDLGEIYGVQWRKWPAYKQIPASNAAAIEQTLAQGYRQIAQGEEDGQAYVVLYKAIDQVRQCVDTIIKDPGSRRILFHGWNCAQLDEMALPPCHLLYQFHPNVETKEISLTLYIRSNDLGLGTPFNLTEGAALLSLIGRLTGYTPRWFTYFIGDAHVYENHLDMLNEQLAREPYPMPKLVISERVPEFAKTGVYQPEWLERLEPGDFSLEGYQHHAPLTAPMAV, from the coding sequence ATGAAGCAATATCTCGATCTGGTCGCCCATGTCATCAAGAACGGCACCAAGCAAGCCAACCGCACCGGTGTGAACACCATCAGCTTTCCCGGCGCGATGCTGCGTTATGACCTCAAGGAAGGTTTCCCGGCGATCACCACCCGCAAGCTGGCCTTCAAGTCCGCCATCGGCGAGATGTGCGGTTTTCTCCGTGGGGTGAACAACGCCGCCGAGTTCCGCGCGCTGGGTTGCAAGGTCTGGGACCAGAACGCCAACGAGAACGCCCAGTGGCTGGCCAACCCGTTCCGCCAGGGCGATGACGACCTCGGTGAAATCTACGGCGTGCAGTGGCGCAAGTGGCCGGCCTACAAGCAGATCCCGGCGAGCAATGCGGCGGCGATCGAGCAGACCCTGGCCCAGGGCTACCGGCAGATCGCCCAGGGCGAGGAAGACGGCCAGGCCTACGTGGTGCTGTACAAGGCGATCGACCAGGTTCGCCAGTGCGTCGACACCATCATCAAGGACCCGGGCAGCCGGCGCATCCTGTTCCACGGCTGGAACTGCGCGCAGCTGGACGAAATGGCCCTGCCACCTTGCCACCTGCTGTACCAGTTCCACCCGAATGTCGAGACGAAGGAAATCTCCCTGACCCTCTACATCCGCTCGAATGACCTGGGCCTCGGGACGCCGTTCAACCTGACCGAAGGCGCGGCGCTGCTGAGCCTGATCGGGCGCCTGACCGGCTACACGCCGCGCTGGTTCACCTACTTCATCGGCGATGCCCATGTGTATGAAAATCACCTGGACATGCTCAACGAGCAGCTCGCCCGCGAGCCGTACCCGATGCCGAAACTGGTGATTTCCGAGCGCGTGCCTGAGTTTGCCAAGACGGGCGTGTACCAGCCGGAGTGGCTGGAGCGGTTGGAGCCGGGCGACTTCTCGCTGGAAGGCTACCAGCACCATGCGCCGCTGACGGCGCCGATGGCGGTCTGA
- the lgt gene encoding prolipoprotein diacylglyceryl transferase has translation MLPYPQIDPVAVAIGPLKIHWYGLMYLVGIGGAWLLASRRLNRFDPTWTKEKLSDMVFWLAMGVIVGGRLGYVLFYDLPAYVANPTLIFEVWKGGMAFHGGFIGVMLAAWWFGRRNGKSFFELMDFVAPMVPIGLGAGRIGNFINAELWGKPSDVPWAMVFPPFSDPAQLPRHPSQLYQFALEGVALFVILWLFSRKPRPTMAVSGMFALFYGIFRFIVEFVRVPDAQLGYLAFGWVTMGQILSLPMIIAGLALLWFAYHRNPTTPATKDAAL, from the coding sequence ATGCTGCCTTACCCGCAGATCGACCCGGTGGCCGTCGCCATCGGCCCGCTGAAAATCCACTGGTACGGCCTGATGTACCTGGTCGGCATTGGTGGTGCGTGGCTGCTGGCCTCCCGGCGCCTGAACCGTTTCGACCCGACCTGGACCAAGGAGAAACTCTCCGACATGGTGTTCTGGTTGGCCATGGGGGTGATCGTCGGTGGGCGCCTGGGTTATGTGTTGTTCTACGATTTGCCAGCGTATGTCGCCAATCCGACGCTGATCTTCGAGGTCTGGAAGGGTGGCATGGCCTTCCATGGCGGCTTCATCGGGGTGATGCTGGCGGCCTGGTGGTTCGGCCGGCGTAACGGCAAGTCGTTCTTCGAACTGATGGACTTCGTGGCACCCATGGTCCCGATTGGCCTGGGTGCCGGGCGGATCGGCAACTTCATCAACGCCGAGTTGTGGGGCAAGCCGAGCGACGTGCCGTGGGCGATGGTCTTCCCGCCGTTCAGCGACCCGGCGCAATTGCCGCGCCACCCGTCGCAGCTTTACCAGTTCGCGCTGGAGGGCGTGGCGCTGTTCGTCATCCTCTGGCTGTTCTCGCGCAAGCCGCGGCCGACCATGGCGGTGTCCGGCATGTTCGCGTTGTTCTACGGGATCTTCCGTTTTATCGTCGAGTTCGTCCGGGTGCCGGATGCGCAACTTGGCTACCTGGCGTTCGGCTGGGTGACCATGGGGCAGATTCTCAGCCTGCCGATGATCATCGCCGGCCTGGCATTGCTGTGGTTCGCCTATCACCGCAACCCGACCACTCCGGCAACGAAAGACGCCGCGCTTTAA
- a CDS encoding sulfite exporter TauE/SafE family protein — MEFLIYLLLGACAGVLAGLFGVGGGIIIVPVLVFSFTLQGFDSSILTHLAVGTSLATIIFTSINTIRGHHRRGAVRWPIFAWMAVGILLGSGLGALTAKAIAGPNLQKIIGVFAVIVSVQMALDLKPKGRREIPGRLGLGLAGGVIGWASAIFGIGGGSLTVPFLTWRSLPMQQAVATSSACGLPIAVASTLSFILLGWHDPLLPEHSLGFIYLPALLGIALTSMFFARFGVQLAHKLSPLLLKRLFAALLFCVGMKFLI; from the coding sequence ATGGAATTTCTGATCTATCTGCTGCTGGGCGCCTGTGCTGGCGTGCTGGCCGGGCTGTTCGGCGTCGGTGGCGGGATCATCATCGTCCCGGTGCTGGTGTTCAGCTTCACCCTGCAGGGTTTCGACAGCTCGATCCTGACGCACCTGGCGGTCGGTACTTCCCTGGCGACGATCATTTTCACCTCGATCAACACCATTCGCGGCCATCATCGCCGGGGCGCGGTGCGCTGGCCGATCTTCGCCTGGATGGCCGTGGGCATCCTGCTCGGCTCCGGCCTCGGTGCGCTGACGGCCAAGGCGATTGCCGGGCCGAACCTGCAGAAAATCATTGGTGTGTTCGCGGTGATCGTCTCCGTGCAGATGGCGCTGGACCTCAAGCCCAAAGGTCGTCGGGAAATTCCCGGCAGGCTCGGCTTGGGCCTGGCCGGTGGAGTGATCGGCTGGGCCTCGGCGATCTTCGGCATCGGTGGCGGTTCGCTGACCGTGCCGTTCCTGACCTGGCGCAGCCTGCCGATGCAGCAGGCGGTGGCGACCTCGTCCGCTTGTGGCCTGCCGATCGCCGTCGCCAGCACCCTCAGTTTCATCCTGCTGGGTTGGCATGATCCGTTGCTGCCCGAGCACAGCCTGGGCTTCATCTACCTGCCGGCCTTGCTCGGCATCGCCTTGACCAGTATGTTTTTCGCCCGTTTCGGTGTGCAACTGGCGCACAAGCTGTCGCCGTTGCTGCTCAAGCGGCTGTTTGCCGCGCTATTGTTCTGTGTCGGGATGAAGTTCCTGATCTGA
- a CDS encoding NRDE family protein — MCLIVFAWRPGHAQPLIVAANRDEFYARPSLPLGQWPENPHVYAGRDLEAGGTWLGVGAQRRFAALTNIRNPHQPPARRSRGELVARFLGGHNTIADYLQDIVARSPEYAGFNLLLGDGEELWHFNSHEGQPRRLPEGVYGLSNAGLDTPWPKLLKARAALAQTLDRPAPENLLALLGDPSTAPFAELPDTGVGLATESLLSSIFIASPSYGTRASTALIVNADGTRRLVERSFGPHGGHLGEVELTL; from the coding sequence ATGTGCCTGATTGTCTTCGCCTGGCGCCCGGGCCATGCCCAGCCGCTGATCGTCGCGGCCAACCGTGACGAGTTCTACGCCCGCCCGAGCCTGCCGCTGGGGCAATGGCCGGAAAACCCGCACGTCTACGCCGGGCGTGACCTGGAAGCCGGTGGCACCTGGCTGGGCGTTGGCGCCCAGCGGCGCTTTGCCGCCCTGACCAACATCCGCAACCCGCACCAGCCGCCGGCACGCCGGTCGAGGGGCGAGTTGGTCGCGCGCTTTCTGGGCGGTCACAACACTATCGCCGACTATCTCCAGGACATCGTCGCACGATCACCGGAGTACGCCGGATTCAACCTGCTGCTCGGTGATGGCGAAGAGCTGTGGCACTTCAACTCTCATGAGGGCCAGCCGCGCCGACTGCCGGAGGGCGTCTACGGGCTGTCCAATGCCGGGCTCGACACCCCCTGGCCGAAGCTGCTCAAGGCCAGGGCGGCATTGGCACAGACCCTGGACCGACCTGCACCGGAGAACCTGCTGGCCCTGCTGGGCGACCCGAGCACCGCGCCATTTGCAGAGCTGCCGGACACGGGCGTGGGGCTGGCGACCGAGAGCCTGCTGTCCAGCATCTTCATCGCCAGCCCCAGCTACGGGACACGGGCGAGCACGGCGCTGATCGTCAATGCCGACGGTACGCGGCGACTGGTCGAGCGCAGCTTCGGCCCCCATGGCGGGCACCTGGGCGAAGTGGAGTTGACGCTCTGA
- the ptsP gene encoding phosphoenolpyruvate--protein phosphotransferase, translated as MLNTLRKIVQEVNSAKDLKTALGIIVLRVKEAMGSQVCSVYLLDPETNRFVLMATEGLNKRSIGKVSMAPNEGLVGLVGTREEPLNLENAADHPRYRYFAETGEERYASFLGAPIIHHRRVVGVLVIQQKERRQFDEGEEAFLVTMSAQLAGVIAHAEATGSIRGLGREGKGIQETKFVGVPGSPGAAVGTAVVMLPPADLDVVPDKAITDIDAELALFKTAIEGVRNDMRTLSAKLATQLRPEERALFDVYLMMLDDASLGSEVNNVIKTGQWAQGALRQVVGDHVNRFELMDDDYLRERASDVRDLGRRLLAYLQSERQQNMVYPKNTILVSEELTATMLGEVPEGNLVGLVSVLGSGNSHVAILARAMGIPTVMGLVDLPYSKVDGIEMIVDGARGEVFTNPGELLRKQYVSVVEEERQLSQGLDALRELPCVTTDGHRMPLWVNTGLLADVARAQQRGAEGVGLYRTEVPFMINQRFPSEKEQLAIYREQLSAFHPQPVTMRSLDVGGDKSLSYFPIVEDNPFLGWRGIRVTLDHPEIFLVQTRAMLKASEGLNNLRILLPMISGTHEVEEALHLIHRAWGEVRDEGTDVPMPPVGVMVEIPAAVYQTRELARQVDFLSVGSNDLTQYLLAVDRNNPRVADLYDYLHPAVLQALQNVVRDAHAEGKPVSICGEMAGDPAAAVLLMAMGFDSLSMNATNLPKVKWMLRQISLSKSQELLAQVMTIDNPQVIHSTLQLALKNLGLGRMANPVVKH; from the coding sequence ATGCTCAATACGCTGCGCAAGATCGTCCAGGAAGTTAACTCCGCCAAGGATCTCAAGACGGCGTTGGGGATTATTGTCTTGCGCGTCAAAGAGGCCATGGGCAGCCAGGTCTGCTCGGTCTACTTGCTCGACCCCGAGACCAATCGCTTCGTGCTGATGGCGACCGAGGGCCTGAACAAGCGCTCGATCGGCAAGGTCAGCATGGCGCCGAACGAGGGCCTGGTCGGCCTGGTCGGCACGCGCGAGGAGCCGCTGAACCTCGAAAACGCCGCCGACCACCCGCGCTACCGCTACTTCGCCGAAACGGGCGAGGAGCGTTATGCCTCCTTCCTCGGTGCGCCGATCATTCACCACCGCCGCGTCGTCGGCGTACTGGTCATCCAGCAGAAGGAGCGTCGCCAGTTCGACGAGGGCGAGGAAGCCTTCCTGGTGACCATGAGCGCACAGCTCGCCGGGGTTATCGCCCATGCCGAGGCCACCGGCTCCATCCGGGGCCTGGGTCGTGAAGGCAAGGGTATCCAGGAAACCAAGTTCGTCGGTGTGCCGGGCTCGCCGGGAGCGGCGGTCGGTACCGCGGTGGTCATGCTGCCGCCAGCGGACCTGGACGTGGTGCCGGACAAGGCCATCACCGATATCGACGCCGAACTGGCGCTGTTCAAGACCGCCATCGAAGGCGTGCGCAACGACATGCGTACCCTGTCGGCGAAGCTGGCGACCCAGTTGCGCCCGGAAGAGCGGGCATTGTTCGACGTCTACCTGATGATGCTCGACGATGCCTCCCTGGGCAGCGAGGTCAACAACGTCATCAAGACCGGCCAATGGGCCCAGGGCGCCCTGCGCCAGGTGGTCGGCGACCACGTCAACCGCTTCGAACTGATGGATGACGACTACCTGCGCGAGCGCGCCTCGGATGTCAGGGACCTGGGCCGGCGCCTGCTGGCCTACCTGCAGTCCGAACGCCAGCAGAACATGGTCTATCCGAAGAACACCATCCTGGTCAGCGAGGAACTGACCGCGACCATGCTGGGCGAGGTGCCGGAAGGCAACCTGGTCGGCCTGGTCTCGGTACTCGGTTCGGGCAACTCCCACGTCGCGATCCTGGCCCGGGCCATGGGTATCCCGACGGTCATGGGCCTGGTCGACCTGCCGTACTCCAAGGTCGACGGCATCGAGATGATCGTCGACGGCGCCCGTGGCGAGGTTTTCACCAACCCTGGCGAGCTGCTGCGCAAGCAGTACGTCAGCGTGGTCGAGGAGGAGCGCCAGCTGTCCCAGGGCCTCGACGCCCTGCGCGAGCTGCCGTGCGTGACCACCGATGGCCACCGCATGCCGCTGTGGGTCAACACCGGCCTGCTCGCCGACGTCGCCCGTGCGCAGCAGCGTGGCGCGGAAGGCGTGGGCCTGTACCGCACCGAAGTGCCGTTCATGATCAACCAGCGCTTCCCGAGCGAGAAGGAACAGCTGGCGATCTATCGCGAGCAGCTCTCGGCATTCCATCCGCAGCCGGTGACCATGCGTAGCCTGGACGTCGGTGGTGACAAGTCGCTGTCGTACTTCCCGATCGTCGAGGACAACCCGTTCCTCGGCTGGCGCGGTATCCGCGTGACCCTCGACCATCCGGAAATCTTCCTGGTGCAGACCCGGGCCATGCTCAAGGCCAGCGAGGGCCTGAACAACCTGCGCATCCTGTTGCCGATGATCTCCGGGACCCATGAAGTGGAAGAGGCGCTGCATCTTATCCACAGGGCCTGGGGCGAAGTCCGCGACGAGGGCACCGACGTGCCGATGCCGCCGGTGGGCGTGATGGTCGAGATTCCGGCCGCGGTCTACCAGACCCGTGAGCTGGCTCGCCAGGTGGACTTCCTTTCGGTCGGTTCCAACGACCTGACCCAGTACCTGCTGGCCGTCGACCGCAACAACCCGCGGGTTGCCGACCTGTATGACTACCTGCACCCGGCGGTGCTGCAGGCTTTGCAGAACGTGGTGCGCGATGCCCATGCCGAAGGCAAGCCGGTGAGCATCTGTGGGGAGATGGCCGGTGATCCGGCGGCGGCGGTGCTGTTGATGGCGATGGGCTTCGACAGTCTGTCGATGAACGCCACCAACTTGCCGAAAGTGAAGTGGATGCTGCGTCAGATCAGCCTGAGCAAGTCGCAGGAGTTGCTCGCCCAGGTGATGACCATCGACAACCCGCAAGTTATCCACAGTACCCTGCAATTGGCGCTTAAGAACCTGGGATTGGGCCGGATGGCCAATCCGGTGGTCAAGCACTGA
- a CDS encoding RNA pyrophosphohydrolase: protein MIDPDGFRPNVGIILTNDAGQVLWARRINQDAWQFPQGGINPDETPEDALYRELNEEVGLEREDVQILACTRGWLRYRLPQRLVRTHSQPLCIGQKQKWFLLRLLSNEQRVRMDLTGKPEFDGWRWVSYWYPLGQVVTFKREVYRRALKELAPRLLARD from the coding sequence GTGATCGACCCCGATGGTTTCCGTCCTAATGTCGGGATAATTCTGACGAATGATGCTGGTCAGGTCTTATGGGCCCGACGCATCAATCAAGATGCATGGCAGTTTCCGCAAGGTGGGATCAATCCTGACGAGACGCCTGAAGACGCCTTGTACCGCGAATTGAACGAAGAAGTCGGCCTGGAACGAGAAGATGTGCAAATTCTGGCCTGTACCCGGGGCTGGTTGCGCTATCGTTTGCCGCAACGCCTGGTGCGTACGCACAGCCAACCGCTGTGCATCGGCCAGAAACAGAAATGGTTTCTCCTGCGCCTGCTGTCCAACGAACAGCGGGTGCGGATGGATTTGACCGGTAAACCGGAGTTCGATGGCTGGCGCTGGGTCAGCTATTGGTACCCGTTGGGCCAGGTGGTGACATTCAAGCGCGAGGTTTATCGTCGCGCGCTCAAAGAGCTTGCCCCGCGCCTTTTAGCGCGCGACTGA
- a CDS encoding HAD family hydrolase yields MRLALFDLDNTLLGGDSDHAWGDYLCERGILDPVAYKTRNDEFYQDYLAGKLDNAQYLNFCLEILGRTEMAQLDEWHRDYMRDCIEPIVLPKALELLARHRDAGDKLVIITATNRFVTGPIAARLGVETLIATECEMVDGRYTGRSTDVPCFREGKVTRLNRWLEETGHGLHDSYFYSDSMNDLPLLEQVSNPVAVDPDPNLQAEAERRGWPVISLRG; encoded by the coding sequence ATGCGTCTGGCTTTATTCGACTTGGACAACACACTTTTGGGCGGCGACAGCGACCACGCCTGGGGCGATTACCTGTGCGAGCGGGGCATTCTCGACCCGGTGGCCTATAAAACCCGCAACGACGAGTTCTACCAGGACTACCTGGCCGGCAAGCTGGACAATGCCCAATACCTGAATTTCTGCCTGGAGATCCTCGGCCGTACCGAGATGGCCCAGCTGGACGAGTGGCACCGCGACTACATGCGCGACTGCATCGAGCCGATCGTCCTGCCCAAGGCCCTGGAACTGCTGGCCCGGCACCGCGACGCCGGCGACAAGCTGGTCATCATCACCGCAACCAACCGTTTCGTGACCGGGCCGATTGCCGCACGCCTGGGCGTCGAGACCCTGATCGCCACCGAGTGTGAAATGGTCGACGGCCGCTACACCGGGCGCAGCACCGACGTGCCGTGCTTCCGCGAAGGCAAGGTGACGCGCCTGAACCGCTGGCTGGAAGAAACCGGACACGGCCTGCATGACAGCTACTTCTACAGCGACTCGATGAACGACCTGCCGCTGCTGGAGCAGGTGAGCAACCCGGTGGCGGTGGACCCGGACCCGAACCTGCAGGCCGAGGCCGAGCGCCGCGGCTGGCCGGTGATCAGCCTGCGCGGCTGA
- a CDS encoding DUF2269 family protein, translated as MSAYLILKTLHILSSTILFGLGAGSAYYALRAWRTGKVEVIAVTFRHLVFADWAFTTTTAVFQPLSGLGLVHLAGWPLTQGWLLWSMGLFVLAGICWLPVVWLQIRVHRMADQALREGTPMPIRAQTYMRWWFALGWPAFLAFMAIFYLMVAKPA; from the coding sequence ATGAGCGCTTACCTGATACTCAAGACTCTGCATATCCTGTCTTCCACCATTCTCTTCGGCCTGGGGGCCGGCTCCGCCTATTACGCGCTGCGCGCCTGGCGCACCGGCAAGGTCGAGGTGATCGCGGTGACGTTCCGCCACCTGGTTTTCGCCGACTGGGCCTTCACCACGACCACGGCGGTGTTCCAGCCGCTGAGCGGGCTCGGGCTGGTGCACCTGGCGGGTTGGCCGCTGACTCAGGGTTGGCTGCTGTGGAGCATGGGCCTGTTCGTGCTGGCGGGTATCTGCTGGCTGCCGGTGGTCTGGCTGCAGATCCGCGTGCACCGGATGGCGGACCAGGCGCTGCGCGAGGGAACGCCGATGCCGATCAGGGCGCAGACGTACATGCGCTGGTGGTTTGCGCTGGGGTGGCCGGCCTTCCTGGCGTTCATGGCGATCTTCTACCTGATGGTCGCCAAGCCCGCTTGA